In Synechococcus sp. CB0101, a genomic segment contains:
- a CDS encoding diguanylate cyclase, producing MKGPLRQRVNRRLLGIALAAAAFGSTALGTVSGALVLRTTLQELENHARTLERDLAGNLTSFQPMYEVQRQLQLAAASRELRSALLLDQRGLILAASDNALVGKRVQDLSLSDGLGDLGAHLRACFVESQTGFCAPDRASSLLDGPIPWVGGDHMVRVLPTPLALEGLPAFGQQGLLVIDLDLQPLVGRALQLTGLVFLLGLVPLFLTTGALVLVVRRQLLPELISLAQTDSLSGVLNRGAFLEAADERLELPGLDQPMVVALIDIDHFKTINDTYGHAAGDEVIRRMADFLNGAVRRGDLVGRLGGDEFALLVAAAAPQAHDLLERLRQRVASQRWTLADGSEPQLTLSIGMVEKGSEGRQHLSELLQAADAALYVAKDQGRNQVMDLQRLHPMGWTVQTA from the coding sequence ATGAAGGGGCCGCTTCGGCAACGGGTGAATCGGCGTCTGCTGGGGATTGCACTGGCGGCGGCAGCGTTTGGATCCACGGCCTTGGGCACGGTGAGTGGTGCCCTGGTGTTGCGAACCACACTCCAGGAATTGGAGAACCATGCCCGCACGCTTGAGCGTGATCTCGCGGGCAATCTCACCAGTTTTCAGCCGATGTATGAGGTGCAGCGGCAGCTGCAGCTGGCAGCGGCATCGCGTGAATTGCGCTCGGCGTTGTTGCTTGACCAACGGGGCCTGATCCTGGCCGCCAGCGACAACGCTCTGGTGGGGAAGCGCGTGCAGGATCTCAGTTTGTCGGATGGTTTGGGCGATCTGGGAGCTCATCTGAGAGCCTGTTTTGTGGAGAGTCAGACCGGTTTTTGCGCACCCGACCGTGCCTCGTCGCTGCTCGATGGCCCCATCCCCTGGGTTGGGGGCGACCACATGGTGCGTGTGTTGCCCACCCCCCTGGCGCTTGAGGGGTTGCCGGCCTTTGGCCAACAAGGGCTGTTGGTGATCGATCTCGACCTCCAGCCCCTGGTGGGCCGGGCCCTGCAGCTCACGGGGCTGGTGTTTCTGCTCGGCTTGGTGCCTCTCTTCCTCACCACAGGGGCACTGGTGCTTGTGGTGCGGCGCCAGCTGCTGCCGGAGTTGATCAGCCTTGCTCAGACTGACAGCCTCTCCGGTGTGCTCAATCGTGGAGCCTTTCTCGAAGCCGCTGATGAACGGTTGGAACTGCCTGGCTTAGATCAGCCGATGGTGGTGGCCTTGATCGACATCGATCACTTCAAAACAATCAACGACACCTATGGCCACGCTGCTGGTGATGAGGTGATTCGTCGCATGGCGGATTTTCTCAACGGAGCTGTTCGGCGCGGCGATTTGGTGGGGCGCCTCGGAGGTGATGAATTCGCTCTGCTGGTGGCTGCGGCAGCGCCGCAAGCCCATGATTTGTTGGAGCGCTTGCGCCAGCGGGTGGCCTCCCAGCGCTGGACCTTGGCCGACGGCAGTGAGCCGCAACTCACCCTCTCGATCGGCATGGTGGAGAAGGGCAGTGAAGGCCGCCAACACCTATCGGAATTGCTGCAGGCGGCCGATGCCGCGCTGTATGTGGCCAAGGATCAGGGCCGCAATCAGGTGATGGATCTGCAACGGCTTCACCCGATGGGCTGGACAGTGCAGACCGCTTAG
- a CDS encoding DUF167 domain-containing protein, whose translation MEPAAPEQLVAIRVQPRASRERVLGLRGEAIAIALKAPPVDGAANEALLKLIARQLKVSAAAVELVRGASGRSKWIRVAGWSADQVRAALLRPGA comes from the coding sequence ATGGAGCCTGCAGCCCCGGAGCAATTGGTGGCGATCCGGGTGCAGCCCCGGGCCAGCCGCGAGCGGGTGCTGGGTCTGCGCGGTGAGGCCATCGCCATTGCCCTGAAGGCGCCGCCGGTGGATGGGGCGGCGAATGAGGCGCTGCTCAAGCTGATCGCCCGTCAGCTGAAGGTGTCTGCCGCGGCGGTGGAGCTGGTGCGCGGCGCCAGCGGGCGCAGCAAATGGATCCGGGTGGCGGGCTGGAGCGCCGATCAGGTCAGAGCGGCACTGCTGCGCCCTGGTGCGTGA
- a CDS encoding ABC transporter substrate-binding protein codes for MKRRGLLAGVVGSAALALGLVSCLAPWRERPVRLAIVDWPAYEYFYLASRKGLDREQGFSLQVDQFGSLQDQRRAFSRGDVDAIATTLPEAIAICREVPARCPVIVLVLDDSNGADQLIADAPLRSPADLKGKRVGLERSVLGEFMLLSAMRPHGLGLADVQLRYDSPKALVAQLKRGALDAVVTYVPHSDALLADPRWRVLFSSSEIPGEVVDVLAVSPELQRSNQPLVAALVRSWWASRQLAQQEPQQSTALMAQRQGVTSEQFLLSQRLIRYPDQAQQAELLAPSGPVQRTLLQLQAQMRQANRLPQGVPLPQIAPELVR; via the coding sequence ATGAAGCGGCGGGGCTTGCTCGCAGGGGTTGTGGGCTCGGCTGCCTTGGCTCTGGGTTTGGTGTCGTGTCTGGCGCCGTGGCGAGAGCGCCCGGTGCGGCTGGCCATCGTGGATTGGCCGGCCTACGAATACTTCTATCTCGCCAGCCGCAAAGGCTTGGACCGTGAGCAAGGTTTCAGCCTGCAGGTGGATCAATTTGGCTCCCTGCAGGATCAGCGCCGCGCCTTCAGCCGTGGTGATGTCGATGCCATCGCCACCACCCTGCCCGAGGCGATCGCGATTTGCCGCGAGGTGCCGGCCCGCTGTCCGGTGATTGTGCTGGTGTTGGACGACTCCAACGGTGCCGATCAATTGATCGCTGATGCCCCGCTGCGCTCACCTGCCGATCTCAAAGGCAAACGGGTTGGGCTCGAGCGCAGCGTGCTCGGTGAATTCATGCTCCTGAGCGCTATGCGCCCCCACGGCTTAGGGCTTGCGGATGTTCAGCTCCGCTACGACAGCCCGAAAGCCTTGGTCGCCCAGCTCAAGCGTGGGGCGCTGGATGCGGTGGTGACCTACGTGCCCCACAGCGATGCGCTGCTGGCTGATCCGCGTTGGCGCGTGTTGTTCAGCTCCAGCGAGATTCCCGGAGAGGTGGTGGATGTGTTGGCGGTGAGCCCGGAGTTGCAGCGCTCGAACCAGCCGTTGGTGGCGGCCCTGGTGCGCTCCTGGTGGGCGTCTCGCCAGTTGGCCCAGCAAGAGCCGCAGCAATCCACGGCCTTAATGGCCCAGCGCCAGGGGGTGACATCCGAGCAATTTCTGCTCTCCCAGCGCTTGATCCGCTACCCCGATCAAGCGCAACAGGCTGAGCTGCTCGCCCCCTCTGGACCGGTGCAGCGCACCTTGTTGCAGTTGCAGGCTCAGATGCGCCAGGCCAATCGCTTGCCGCAGGGTGTGCCACTGCCCCAGATCGCTCCGGAGTTGGTGCGATGA
- the pyrC gene encoding dihydroorotase has protein sequence MAGTSPRQTLTIRKPDDWHVHLRDGALLQAVVGHTAAQFARAIVMPNLKPPITTTEQASAYRDRILTALERSAGPESAAGFTPLMTAYLTETIAPAELETGFAAGVFTAAKLYPAGATTNSDAGVRDLAHITPVLTCMERIGMPLLIHGEVTDPAVDIFDREAVFIERHLKPLLERHPALKVVLEHITTADAVRFVEAGPSNLAATITPHHLHINRNALFQGGLRPDMYCLPVAKREQHRLALRAAATSGNPKFFLGTDSAPHLRHAKESSCGCAGIYNAPYALESYAQVFSDENALEQLEAFASLNGPRFYGLPLNAGSVTLERRAPDPDEPGLPAILELPNGTTEPSRLVPFHAGEQLEWHLAANND, from the coding sequence ATGGCCGGCACTTCACCCCGACAGACCCTCACCATCCGCAAGCCCGACGACTGGCACGTGCACCTGCGCGATGGGGCGTTGCTGCAGGCCGTGGTGGGCCACACCGCCGCCCAATTTGCCCGGGCGATCGTGATGCCCAACCTGAAACCGCCGATCACCACCACAGAGCAGGCCAGCGCTTACCGCGATCGAATCCTGACGGCCCTGGAGCGAAGCGCCGGCCCCGAGTCGGCAGCGGGGTTCACACCCTTGATGACGGCCTACCTCACGGAAACGATCGCGCCGGCCGAGCTCGAAACAGGCTTTGCCGCCGGGGTGTTCACCGCAGCGAAGCTCTACCCGGCTGGAGCCACCACCAACTCCGATGCCGGCGTGCGCGATCTCGCCCACATCACCCCGGTGCTCACCTGCATGGAGCGCATCGGCATGCCCCTGCTGATCCACGGAGAGGTGACCGATCCAGCGGTGGACATCTTTGATCGCGAAGCCGTGTTCATCGAGCGCCACCTCAAGCCGCTGCTGGAGCGACACCCGGCTCTGAAGGTGGTGCTGGAGCACATCACCACCGCTGACGCCGTGCGGTTTGTAGAAGCGGGCCCCAGCAACCTGGCGGCCACCATCACCCCCCACCACCTGCACATCAACCGCAATGCCCTGTTCCAGGGCGGGTTGCGGCCGGACATGTATTGCCTGCCGGTGGCCAAGCGCGAGCAGCACCGCCTGGCGCTGCGGGCGGCGGCCACTTCCGGCAACCCGAAGTTTTTCCTGGGCACCGATTCAGCCCCGCACCTGCGCCACGCCAAGGAGAGCAGCTGCGGCTGCGCCGGCATCTACAACGCGCCCTATGCCCTGGAGAGCTACGCCCAGGTGTTCAGCGACGAGAACGCCCTCGAGCAACTCGAGGCCTTCGCCAGCCTGAACGGCCCCCGCTTCTACGGCCTACCGCTGAATGCCGGCAGCGTCACCCTGGAGCGGCGCGCCCCCGATCCGGATGAGCCCGGCCTGCCCGCGATTCTGGAACTACCCAATGGCACCACGGAACCCAGCCGCCTGGTGCCTTTCCACGCCGGCGAGCAGCTGGAATGGCACCTAGCAGCCAACAATGACTAG
- a CDS encoding ABC transporter substrate-binding protein, which produces MTGCQGQRPSIDVPVSNWPGYEYMYLAHKLGLDRREGLELKPLQFPDPQTIVHAYLRGDVPLAQLTTVEAVDLCSRAPRRCPVIVLILDESRGGDQIAVARSIPTLAALKGEPVAVTFSTLGPYVLSRALDQVGLALSDVRLQNIPLAQMPDALRKGEVKAAVFFPPFSDYAARDGVSRPLFDSRAIPGEVFDVLAVDPQYLARHGDTITKLIRAWAAAHQAARQNPAKAIALAAQREQLSPEEYRQAEQGLVYFSLEQQGPMLQPGGPLARNLKAVQAVQERLKIMGSGAPVPTVTPRFVEAAR; this is translated from the coding sequence TTGACCGGCTGCCAAGGCCAGCGTCCGAGCATCGACGTGCCGGTGTCGAACTGGCCGGGGTACGAATACATGTATCTGGCCCACAAGCTGGGCTTGGATCGGCGCGAGGGGCTTGAGCTGAAGCCTCTGCAGTTCCCGGATCCACAAACAATCGTGCACGCCTACCTGCGTGGAGATGTGCCCCTGGCACAGCTCACCACGGTGGAGGCGGTGGATTTGTGCAGCCGAGCACCGCGCCGCTGCCCGGTGATCGTGTTGATCCTGGATGAGTCGAGGGGTGGCGATCAGATCGCCGTGGCCCGCTCGATCCCCACCCTCGCCGCACTGAAGGGCGAACCCGTGGCGGTGACCTTCTCCACCTTGGGGCCCTATGTGTTGAGCCGCGCTTTAGACCAAGTGGGCTTGGCGCTCTCCGATGTGCGCTTGCAGAACATTCCCCTCGCGCAAATGCCTGATGCGTTGCGCAAAGGCGAGGTGAAGGCGGCGGTGTTCTTCCCGCCGTTCAGTGATTACGCCGCCCGTGATGGGGTGTCGCGTCCGCTCTTCGATAGCCGCGCCATTCCTGGTGAGGTGTTCGATGTGTTGGCGGTGGATCCCCAGTATCTGGCCCGCCATGGCGACACGATCACCAAGTTGATTCGGGCTTGGGCTGCAGCACACCAGGCGGCGCGCCAAAACCCTGCCAAGGCGATTGCGTTAGCCGCTCAGCGGGAGCAACTCAGCCCCGAGGAATACCGCCAGGCGGAGCAAGGCTTGGTGTATTTCAGCCTGGAGCAACAAGGGCCGATGTTGCAGCCTGGCGGTCCGTTGGCCCGAAATCTCAAAGCGGTGCAGGCCGTGCAGGAGCGGCTGAAGATCATGGGGTCTGGGGCACCGGTGCCAACGGTGACCCCTCGTTTTGTGGAGGCGGCCCGATGA
- a CDS encoding sensor domain-containing phosphodiesterase: MLQAPIPPDDTARLQELRSYGVLDSPDEQSFDDIGALVRDIANTPIGIISLVDENRQWFKSCIGLDAKETPRNISFCGHTILQRTPLIIEDALEDPRFCDNPLVLQEPHIRFYAGFPLISSNGLALGSLCAVDQQPRHLEAHQIQALERLARLAVRQMELKRQSRLLEQAAQAAPEAQEGLAPTTPPRLNQLLTSKEQLLSMVELMLSQSSQAYFGVMRLEFKELRRIANALGEATAKVLRQELQERLAALLPDNASCCELNDQEWLVLTPFTATDEQLGALAAAITQQLQQPVGVAQQLLSSQVAVGAALFQGNYSSANDLLSDAAIALRNAARRPGSHYSCIDLASRIQAQQDLQLESELRRGLSTGQLEPHFQPLFDLQTKQLMGMEALARWRSVNGDLLMPSLFLAAAERAELLGELDLQMIRQSIAASHAMARVHPQQAMVLSLNLSGALLESPTLLDVLFALIDAEPLPPNWQLQLEMLEVNLQQPEADIAHTLDQLHQRGVLLAIDDFGTGYSSLSRLNRFPFHSLKVDMSFVKLLDAPDQPSNRILEVIQAMAEALELHTTAEGVETEAQRLWLQRQGFHWGQGYLLAKPMPLQETLNLLLTHQGAAVPL; encoded by the coding sequence ATGCTGCAGGCCCCGATCCCTCCGGACGACACCGCACGCCTTCAGGAGCTGCGTAGTTACGGCGTGCTCGACAGCCCGGATGAGCAGTCGTTCGATGACATCGGCGCCTTGGTGCGCGACATCGCCAACACGCCGATCGGGATCATTTCGCTGGTGGATGAGAACCGGCAATGGTTCAAAAGCTGCATCGGGCTCGATGCCAAAGAAACGCCGCGCAATATCTCCTTCTGCGGCCACACGATCCTGCAGCGCACGCCGCTGATCATCGAAGACGCCCTCGAGGATCCGCGCTTCTGCGACAACCCCCTGGTGCTACAGGAGCCCCACATCCGCTTCTACGCCGGGTTTCCACTGATCTCCAGCAATGGCCTGGCCCTCGGCAGTCTCTGCGCGGTGGATCAGCAACCCCGCCACCTGGAGGCCCACCAGATCCAGGCCTTGGAACGCTTGGCACGGCTCGCGGTTCGCCAAATGGAGCTCAAACGGCAGAGCCGGCTGCTGGAGCAGGCTGCCCAGGCAGCGCCAGAAGCCCAAGAGGGCCTAGCGCCCACCACCCCACCACGCCTCAACCAACTGCTCACCAGCAAAGAGCAGTTGCTCAGCATGGTGGAGCTGATGCTCAGCCAGAGCAGCCAGGCCTACTTCGGGGTGATGCGGCTGGAATTCAAGGAGTTGCGCCGCATCGCCAATGCCCTCGGCGAAGCCACCGCCAAGGTGCTCCGCCAAGAGCTGCAAGAGCGCCTCGCCGCACTGCTCCCGGATAACGCCAGCTGCTGCGAACTCAACGATCAAGAGTGGCTGGTGCTCACCCCCTTCACCGCCACCGATGAGCAACTCGGCGCGCTGGCGGCGGCGATCACCCAACAACTCCAACAACCCGTAGGCGTTGCGCAACAGTTGCTGAGCTCACAAGTGGCTGTGGGAGCTGCACTCTTCCAAGGCAACTACAGCAGCGCCAACGACCTGCTCAGCGATGCAGCCATTGCCCTGCGCAATGCGGCACGGCGCCCGGGCAGCCACTACAGCTGCATTGATCTAGCGAGCCGCATCCAAGCCCAACAAGACCTCCAACTCGAATCCGAACTGCGCCGTGGTCTCAGCACCGGTCAGCTCGAGCCCCACTTCCAACCCCTCTTCGATCTCCAAACCAAACAGTTGATGGGGATGGAGGCCCTGGCCCGCTGGCGCAGTGTGAATGGCGATCTGTTGATGCCCAGCCTGTTCCTGGCAGCCGCTGAGCGCGCCGAACTTTTGGGGGAGTTGGATCTGCAGATGATCCGCCAATCGATCGCGGCCAGTCATGCGATGGCGCGGGTGCATCCCCAGCAAGCGATGGTCCTGAGCCTCAACCTCTCAGGCGCCTTACTGGAGAGCCCCACTCTCCTCGATGTGCTGTTTGCCTTGATTGATGCGGAGCCACTCCCGCCGAATTGGCAACTGCAACTGGAGATGCTGGAGGTGAACCTGCAGCAACCTGAAGCCGACATTGCCCACACCCTCGATCAGCTCCACCAGCGCGGCGTGCTGCTCGCCATCGACGACTTCGGCACCGGCTACTCCTCCCTCAGCCGCTTAAATCGCTTCCCCTTCCACAGCCTGAAGGTGGACATGAGCTTCGTGAAGCTCCTCGATGCCCCCGATCAACCCAGCAACCGCATCCTGGAGGTGATCCAGGCCATGGCCGAAGCGCTCGAGCTGCACACCACCGCAGAAGGCGTGGAAACAGAAGCCCAGCGCCTGTGGCTGCAGCGCCAGGGGTTCCACTGGGGCCAGGGCTACCTGTTGGCCAAGCCCATGCCCCTGCAGGAGACCCTCAACCTGCTGCTCACGCACCAGGGCGCAGCAGTGCCGCTCTGA
- a CDS encoding carbohydrate porin: protein MRQLRRGLPALLVALALAGPGRAAAQEPEPENLSLASDWPTLQTLLRLPDWMDLQFSVTAEPLFNPIGGERSAGSWIQQSTLELNLSAGLNQPSSSWTEFDHWQLRVVVNHDAGDGFYNSAIGALFPLQQVAYPAGFYGTEASIERKAGEGWLSFKAGILPLNPDFVEVPVLGNYVHSSFNNTLNISVADLPISPYSAFGGVVSAHPSKEITLRYGLFDLSSTNTISRWLGLTDGGVGPSVGTAQFLQVDLEPASMSAAPLQACRTERGVQRRRGPCSAPVSVQNQLPNGLVSLGGFLTSENGNGVYGSVTLPSGLPLGLADRLWIGGSYSPDSSLDIAPTFVGGGLVIQGPLPSRPLDVALFGIGRGGLSNQLSTSPYEAMLELGYRIQFNESFNLQPTLQWIFNPSGAAQPVPGILAAGVQVQLNF from the coding sequence ATGCGCCAGCTCCGCCGCGGCCTGCCAGCGCTGCTGGTCGCCCTGGCCCTGGCGGGGCCCGGCCGCGCTGCGGCCCAGGAGCCTGAACCTGAAAACCTGTCGCTGGCCAGCGACTGGCCCACGCTGCAGACCCTGCTGCGACTCCCCGACTGGATGGATCTGCAGTTCAGCGTGACCGCTGAACCACTGTTTAACCCGATCGGCGGCGAGCGCTCCGCCGGCAGCTGGATTCAACAAAGCACCCTCGAGCTCAACCTCAGCGCTGGCCTCAACCAACCCAGCAGCAGCTGGACGGAATTCGACCACTGGCAGCTGCGCGTGGTGGTGAATCACGACGCCGGCGATGGCTTCTACAACAGCGCCATCGGGGCCCTATTCCCCCTGCAGCAGGTGGCCTATCCCGCCGGCTTCTACGGCACGGAGGCCTCGATTGAGCGCAAGGCCGGCGAGGGCTGGCTGAGCTTCAAGGCGGGGATCCTGCCGCTCAACCCGGATTTCGTGGAAGTGCCGGTGCTCGGCAACTACGTGCACTCCTCGTTCAACAACACCCTCAACATCTCGGTGGCGGATTTACCGATCAGCCCCTACAGCGCCTTCGGTGGGGTGGTGAGTGCCCATCCCTCCAAGGAAATCACCTTGCGCTATGGCCTGTTTGATCTGAGCAGCACCAACACGATCTCCCGCTGGTTGGGGCTCACCGATGGCGGGGTGGGCCCGAGCGTCGGTACGGCGCAGTTTCTGCAGGTGGATCTTGAACCGGCATCGATGAGCGCCGCACCGCTGCAGGCCTGCCGCACGGAGCGTGGCGTTCAACGCCGCCGAGGCCCCTGCAGCGCGCCGGTGAGCGTGCAAAACCAACTGCCCAATGGCCTGGTCAGCCTGGGGGGCTTTCTCACCAGCGAAAACGGCAATGGGGTCTACGGGAGCGTGACCCTGCCCAGCGGCCTGCCCCTGGGCCTGGCCGATCGCCTCTGGATCGGCGGCTCCTATTCCCCCGATTCCAGCCTTGATATCGCCCCCACGTTTGTGGGCGGTGGCCTGGTGATTCAGGGCCCCCTACCCAGCCGGCCGTTGGATGTGGCCCTGTTCGGCATCGGCCGCGGCGGCCTCAGCAACCAGCTCAGCACGAGCCCCTATGAAGCGATGCTTGAGCTGGGCTACCGCATCCAGTTCAACGAGAGCTTCAACCTGCAGCCCACGCTGCAGTGGATCTTCAACCCGAGCGGCGCCGCTCAGCCCGTGCCGGGGATCCTGGCGGCTGGCGTGCAAGTGCAGCTCAACTTTTAA
- a CDS encoding phycobilisome rod-core linker polypeptide, translating into MALVQAPALGIERFTAGQHKENRPHASTDDLNAIIRAVYQQVLGGQYLMSNERLSGAESLFRNGYLNVRELVRTVAKSALYRSRFFENCNPYRFIELNHKHLLGRAPQNKEEMLHHFTILQEQGYDAEIDSYLDSDEYNRHFGNDNVPHLHGWNYSAGHEGRQFSWLMQLARGAAASVKGDGSGTQFKLGRALHQNRPVPVAVSAASRYAHISTDGPFRAATSSGSDLPVADLGNARRIDGTPAYGFRSQELLISSPSAGAAGEGSRVVTITATGIANNRFVRHGAYTTRVPFSRMNEALQRVIRQGGRVVSVVVSGEGELAPVQASEAPKAAQPAAERAAAPAAKGRGRQKKG; encoded by the coding sequence ATGGCTCTCGTTCAAGCACCTGCCCTTGGCATTGAGCGTTTTACCGCCGGACAGCACAAAGAAAACCGGCCGCACGCCTCAACCGACGACCTGAACGCGATCATCCGCGCGGTGTATCAGCAGGTGCTAGGCGGCCAATATCTGATGAGCAATGAGCGCCTCAGCGGCGCTGAATCGCTGTTCCGCAATGGCTACCTGAATGTGCGCGAACTGGTGCGCACCGTGGCCAAGAGCGCGCTCTATCGCTCGCGCTTCTTTGAGAACTGCAACCCCTATCGCTTCATCGAGCTCAACCACAAACACCTGCTGGGCCGCGCTCCTCAGAACAAAGAGGAGATGCTGCACCACTTCACGATCCTGCAGGAACAGGGCTACGACGCCGAGATTGATTCCTATCTCGATAGCGATGAGTACAACCGCCATTTCGGCAACGACAACGTGCCTCACCTGCACGGCTGGAACTATTCCGCCGGCCATGAGGGGCGCCAGTTTTCCTGGCTGATGCAGCTGGCCCGCGGCGCCGCCGCATCAGTGAAAGGCGATGGCAGTGGCACCCAGTTCAAGCTCGGCCGGGCCCTGCACCAAAACCGCCCCGTGCCCGTAGCGGTGTCGGCTGCCAGCCGCTACGCCCACATCAGCACCGATGGACCGTTCCGCGCCGCTACCTCCAGCGGCAGTGATCTGCCGGTGGCCGACCTGGGCAACGCCCGCCGCATTGATGGCACCCCCGCCTACGGCTTCCGCAGCCAGGAACTGCTGATCTCGAGCCCCAGCGCCGGCGCCGCCGGTGAGGGCAGCCGCGTGGTGACCATCACCGCCACCGGCATCGCCAACAACCGCTTTGTGCGCCACGGCGCCTACACCACCCGCGTGCCCTTCAGCCGCATGAACGAGGCCCTGCAACGGGTGATCCGCCAGGGCGGCCGCGTGGTGAGCGTGGTGGTGAGCGGTGAGGGCGAACTCGCTCCAGTCCAGGCCTCAGAGGCGCCCAAAGCGGCCCAACCGGCAGCAGAGCGCGCGGCTGCACCCGCAGCCAAGGGCCGCGGCCGCCAGAAGAAAGGCTGA
- a CDS encoding bifunctional diguanylate cyclase/phosphodiesterase, with protein MLDPALVEQANPRLSGGISELLAEAERMQRCGSWRIQHDSGEVLWSPETYRLLNVDPNLPASLELLLEQVHPEERDLLAGSVRQSWLSGRPFRLEHRLQLANDQIVQVLHRGETICDDNGKALYTVSTLQRLSQQRNLQLELEQATHTDAITGLPNRLASISYLEQRIRELPYNRQIAILCLDLDNFQGINDSFGVEIGNRLLHWTGEHLRQQLQPSDWLARLDSDTFLVVRSDNLGNISQAIDLAQQLQDSLRQVVPRLDAPLPIQLSACVGVSIAPDHGSDASSLLQWANTALTESKRQGKGGCKVYSTAISQKIRETLDLEQRLARALDRQELLLHYQPQWDRQQRLIGAEALLRWHTHRGETIPPNRFIPLAEQSGLIASIGHWVLEQAVAQLSQWQQQGLHLGRLAINVSGHQLDPDQHPLDQQLLRLCDHWKVEPSQLEVEVTETALISNPSAAADTLKQLAAAGVSLAIDDFGTGFSSLASLQRLPLQRLKIDRCFVSDLPNTPSDRSIVKATILMAHELGLSCLAEGVETEEQRQQLLDLGCDSFQGYLLGKPMPAAQLQELMAAQTAMSSNGN; from the coding sequence GTGCTCGATCCCGCCCTGGTTGAGCAGGCCAACCCACGGTTGAGTGGCGGAATCAGTGAGCTCCTCGCGGAAGCGGAGCGCATGCAGCGCTGCGGCAGCTGGCGGATCCAGCACGACAGCGGCGAAGTGCTCTGGTCACCTGAGACTTACCGCCTGTTGAACGTTGATCCCAACCTGCCGGCCAGCCTTGAGCTACTCCTGGAGCAGGTTCACCCCGAGGAGCGTGACCTGCTCGCCGGCAGCGTGCGGCAATCGTGGTTGAGCGGTAGGCCGTTCCGGCTGGAGCATCGGCTTCAACTGGCCAACGATCAAATCGTGCAGGTGTTGCATCGCGGCGAAACCATCTGCGACGACAACGGCAAAGCGCTGTACACCGTCAGCACGCTGCAACGCCTCTCGCAGCAACGCAATCTGCAACTGGAGCTGGAGCAGGCCACCCACACCGATGCGATCACCGGGCTTCCTAACCGCCTGGCATCCATCAGTTACTTGGAGCAGCGCATTCGCGAACTGCCCTACAACCGCCAGATCGCCATTCTCTGCCTCGATCTCGACAACTTCCAGGGCATCAATGACAGCTTTGGCGTTGAGATCGGCAATCGACTGCTGCACTGGACTGGCGAACACCTGCGCCAACAGCTGCAACCAAGCGACTGGTTGGCCCGCCTGGATAGCGACACGTTCCTGGTGGTGCGCAGCGACAACCTGGGCAACATTTCTCAGGCCATTGATCTGGCCCAGCAACTGCAGGACTCGCTGCGCCAGGTGGTGCCTCGGCTCGACGCCCCGCTACCGATCCAACTCAGCGCCTGCGTGGGGGTGAGCATCGCGCCCGACCACGGCAGCGATGCCTCCAGCCTGTTGCAGTGGGCCAACACAGCCCTCACCGAATCCAAACGCCAGGGCAAAGGCGGATGCAAGGTGTACTCCACGGCCATCAGCCAGAAAATCCGCGAAACGCTCGATCTCGAGCAGCGCTTGGCGCGCGCCCTGGATCGCCAGGAGTTGCTCTTGCACTATCAACCGCAATGGGACCGGCAGCAGCGTCTGATCGGTGCGGAAGCACTCCTGCGCTGGCACACCCATCGCGGTGAAACCATCCCGCCCAACCGCTTCATCCCCCTAGCCGAACAGAGCGGCTTGATCGCGAGCATTGGGCATTGGGTCTTGGAGCAGGCTGTTGCCCAACTCAGCCAATGGCAGCAGCAAGGGCTCCACTTGGGGCGGCTGGCGATCAACGTGTCTGGCCATCAACTCGATCCCGATCAGCACCCCCTCGATCAGCAACTGCTCAGGCTTTGTGATCACTGGAAGGTGGAACCCAGTCAATTGGAGGTGGAAGTTACGGAAACGGCCTTGATCAGCAATCCCTCGGCCGCCGCCGACACGCTCAAACAACTCGCAGCAGCAGGCGTCAGCCTGGCGATTGACGACTTCGGCACCGGTTTTTCATCCCTGGCGAGCTTGCAGCGCCTGCCGCTGCAACGGCTCAAGATTGACCGCTGTTTTGTGAGCGATCTACCCAACACCCCCTCCGATCGCAGCATCGTGAAGGCCACGATCCTGATGGCCCACGAGCTGGGGCTGAGTTGTCTGGCTGAAGGGGTGGAAACCGAGGAGCAACGGCAACAGTTACTCGACCTGGGCTGCGACAGTTTTCAGGGTTACCTGCTGGGCAAACCGATGCCCGCTGCACAACTGCAGGAGCTGATGGCCGCACAAACAGCAATGTCCTCGAATGGGAACTGA